One segment of Neobacillus endophyticus DNA contains the following:
- a CDS encoding DUF5667 domain-containing protein — protein sequence MKRRKIVHVVTSSVLASSVIFSLGAGAAFADTNTTTGTTTNTTSSPVDQTQSGTSTTTTATTSAQTQSTTGSTTGTDQTQSTTGSTTGTDQTQSTTGSTTGTDQTQSTTGSTTGTNQTQSTTGTSTGTSQTQSGTTGTQSTSTTDQNTSGTNTPSLVPGDFFYFVKTMMEKIQLAFTFNDTKKAQLLADFAAERIAEANVLISQGKTAEAEQTLKDAIATQEQASQQLSNAQGTQNNSTQNQTTQTGQTDSTQSQTTQTGQTGSTQIQTQTTQSGSTDSQTADQPATKVENKLAHNIDALLAALQHVKNPTAQKALMKNIQKSFAKLDKKLGKMNSDLAQKLQDVEDQSANGQVSDDASKDDNARADDQNETTDVKDNTNATVNTSTTTEADDQKDQENQTQTVKKHQEGSTSHAANQPKEVQKAVEKHTEAAQQTVGKHSEVAQKAIEKQTEAAQKENEDHQNGSKEEHGNHNGKGHGNDNGNEND from the coding sequence ATGAAACGCAGAAAAATTGTACATGTAGTAACTAGCAGCGTGCTGGCATCATCCGTTATTTTCTCATTAGGTGCAGGAGCAGCCTTCGCAGATACAAACACAACAACTGGGACAACGACTAATACAACTAGTTCCCCTGTGGATCAAACGCAAAGCGGAACTTCAACAACCACTACAGCTACAACTTCAGCTCAAACACAAAGCACAACTGGAAGCACTACAGGCACTGACCAAACACAAAGCACAACTGGAAGCACTACAGGCACTGACCAAACACAAAGCACAACTGGAAGCACTACAGGCACTGACCAAACACAAAGCACAACTGGAAGCACTACAGGCACTAACCAAACGCAAAGCACAACCGGAACCAGCACAGGTACGAGCCAAACACAATCTGGTACAACTGGAACTCAAAGTACTTCTACTACAGACCAAAACACAAGTGGAACAAATACGCCATCACTTGTTCCTGGCGATTTCTTCTACTTTGTTAAAACTATGATGGAAAAAATTCAATTAGCGTTTACATTTAATGATACAAAAAAGGCGCAGCTTTTGGCTGATTTTGCGGCTGAACGTATTGCCGAAGCAAACGTATTAATCTCACAAGGGAAAACAGCAGAGGCAGAACAGACATTAAAAGATGCTATTGCAACTCAAGAACAAGCTAGCCAACAACTTTCTAATGCACAAGGCACACAAAATAACAGCACTCAAAACCAGACAACACAAACGGGTCAAACGGACAGTACTCAAAGCCAAACAACACAAACAGGTCAAACTGGCAGTACACAAATTCAAACTCAAACAACTCAATCTGGCAGCACTGACAGCCAAACAGCTGATCAACCAGCTACAAAAGTAGAAAACAAGCTTGCACATAACATTGATGCGCTATTAGCGGCATTACAGCATGTTAAAAATCCAACTGCACAGAAAGCTCTTATGAAAAACATTCAAAAGTCATTTGCTAAGTTAGATAAGAAGCTTGGAAAAATGAATAGTGATCTTGCTCAAAAATTACAAGATGTTGAGGACCAATCAGCTAACGGACAAGTTTCCGATGACGCTTCAAAAGATGATAATGCCCGAGCTGATGATCAGAACGAAACAACAGATGTTAAAGATAATACAAATGCAACAGTCAATACTTCAACAACAACTGAAGCAGATGACCAGAAGGATCAAGAAAACCAAACTCAAACTGTGAAAAAACATCAAGAAGGATCTACTAGTCATGCAGCAAATCAACCAAAAGAAGTACAAAAAGCCGTGGAAAAGCATACTGAAGCAGCTCAACAAACAGTAGGAAAACATTCAGAAGTAGCTCAAAAGGCAATTGAAAAACAAACTGAAGCAGCTCAAAAAGAAAATGAAGACCATCAGAACGGTTCAAAAGAAGAACACGGAAATCATAATGGCAAAGGCCATGGCAATGACAATGGAAATGAAAATGACTAA
- the hpf gene encoding ribosome hibernation-promoting factor, HPF/YfiA family, with the protein MNYNVRGENIEVTPAIREYVEKKISKLDRYLTEAPDSKVNVNLRFNQDKTSKVEVTIPLPHLVLRAEETNVDMYAAIDLITDKLERQIRKHKTKVNRKFRDKGNFPITFTTSDQTEIHEEDDDLEVVRTKRFDLKPMDSEEAILQMNMLGHNFYVFTNSDTNRTNVVYKRKDGRYGLIEAH; encoded by the coding sequence ATGAACTATAACGTGCGTGGCGAAAACATTGAGGTAACTCCAGCAATCAGAGAATATGTGGAAAAGAAAATTTCTAAATTGGATCGCTATTTAACGGAAGCACCTGATTCCAAAGTAAATGTGAATCTTAGATTCAATCAAGATAAAACATCGAAGGTAGAGGTAACCATTCCGCTGCCACACTTGGTTTTACGTGCTGAAGAAACCAATGTAGATATGTATGCAGCGATTGACCTGATTACAGATAAGTTAGAAAGACAGATCCGTAAGCACAAAACAAAGGTTAACCGCAAATTCCGTGATAAAGGAAACTTTCCAATCACATTTACAACTTCTGATCAAACAGAAATTCATGAGGAAGATGACGATCTTGAAGTAGTCCGTACTAAGCGCTTTGACCTAAAGCCTATGGACAGTGAAGAAGCTATCTTACAAATGAACATGCTGGGACATAATTTTTATGTATTTACCAATTCCGACACAAATCGGACAAATGTTGTTTACAAACGTAAAGATGGCCGTTATGGCTTAATCGAAGCTCATTAA
- a CDS encoding spore coat protein: MTQEERKPLAWHETLELHELVAFQSIGLMKLKMSINQVTDSELKELYRKSIHDLEGNLKELLRFYPSAQGFQPRDDESRQDMGFFAGDLLGLSKTLVRNLAGAITETATPALRKTLTNQLMGAIHGHERVFNYMHRHGYYPAYDLGHLLGHDMEMAQTALNM; the protein is encoded by the coding sequence ATGACTCAAGAAGAAAGAAAACCGCTTGCCTGGCATGAGACACTGGAATTGCATGAATTGGTTGCCTTCCAATCAATTGGGTTAATGAAGTTAAAAATGTCGATTAATCAGGTTACAGATTCCGAATTAAAGGAGCTTTATCGAAAATCTATTCATGACCTTGAAGGCAACCTTAAAGAATTATTGCGATTTTATCCATCGGCCCAAGGATTTCAGCCCCGTGATGATGAATCTCGTCAAGATATGGGGTTTTTCGCCGGTGATCTTCTTGGACTATCCAAAACGCTGGTGCGAAATCTTGCGGGTGCCATCACTGAAACAGCCACTCCTGCCTTAAGAAAGACCTTAACTAACCAATTAATGGGAGCTATTCATGGCCATGAAAGAGTCTTTAACTACATGCATAGGCATGGCTATTACCCAGCATATGACCTAGGACACCTGCTCGGCCACGACATGGAGATGGCCCAAACAGCCCTGAATATGTAA
- a CDS encoding ComF family protein, whose amino-acid sequence MDKKLYICQDCLKKMEPITGETCKICSRKLQCLDEKFRSGDLCYDCFRWENDENWRGLLTKNHSLFLYNDFLKEVIARFKFRGDYILVKVFIEFFKKKLGELEADIFVPIPLSKERLYECGFNQAAALLKESDLPESEILTRTHSEKQSKKSRDDRIHLRQIFQLKPSFPFQGKRVILIDDIYTTGSTLRQAAKLLKDAGAERVESVTIAR is encoded by the coding sequence ATGGACAAAAAGTTGTATATTTGCCAAGACTGTTTGAAAAAGATGGAACCAATCACTGGAGAGACATGTAAAATTTGCAGTCGGAAATTACAATGTTTGGATGAAAAATTTCGCAGTGGGGATTTATGCTATGACTGCTTCCGCTGGGAAAATGATGAAAATTGGCGCGGCCTTCTAACTAAAAACCATTCTTTGTTTCTTTATAATGATTTTTTAAAAGAAGTGATTGCCCGCTTTAAGTTTCGCGGGGATTATATTCTTGTTAAGGTTTTTATTGAATTTTTCAAAAAGAAGTTAGGAGAATTGGAGGCTGACATTTTTGTTCCAATCCCTTTAAGCAAAGAACGGCTATATGAATGCGGTTTTAATCAGGCAGCGGCGTTATTAAAAGAATCCGATCTCCCTGAATCGGAAATCCTAACCCGAACCCATTCGGAAAAACAATCGAAGAAATCTAGAGATGATCGGATTCATCTCCGGCAAATATTCCAATTGAAACCTAGTTTTCCATTTCAGGGAAAAAGGGTAATCCTTATTGACGATATCTACACAACAGGCTCTACATTGCGTCAAGCTGCCAAACTGCTAAAAGATGCCGGTGCAGAACGGGTGGAATCCGTGACAATTGCGAGATAG
- a CDS encoding DEAD/DEAH box helicase → MRFIITENKLIPSHSNEDSLKISEIPSISQPQINPHFTYNQELQHLLTGKQILLEDIPHPFEEIHTHYENGYITYRKGIEYIGKKPICNRCGTKSPKWFAAYPCARCGETCLYCRKCLMMGRISECTTLIGWNGSEPSYAEMVNNTIQTSSPEKLLAWQGALSEGQKAASNNVVKAIRDNQEYLVWAVCGAGKTEVLFAGIEAALLAKKRVCIATPRTDVVLELTPRLREVFPRTTIASLYGGSEDRHLFAPLTIATTHQLLRFYHAFDTIILDEVDAFPYTVEESLKHAAIQARKPVSAMIYLTATPNEKWQFECRTGKRAFTTIPARFHRHPLPIPNFSWCGNWQKQLNKNKLPAIVLNWVKDRIQTGMQSLIFFPHIPLMEKALPILRQFTPDIVAVHAADPKRKEKVQMMRSKEITILLTTTILERGVTFPNIDVAVVGSEDQIFTESALVQIAGRAGRSKDFPKGNVTFFHYGKTEEMVKARKQIMTMNREGVKRGLID, encoded by the coding sequence ATGCGCTTCATCATAACTGAAAATAAGTTGATTCCAAGCCATTCAAACGAAGATTCATTGAAAATCTCGGAAATTCCATCGATCTCACAGCCGCAAATAAACCCACACTTCACCTACAACCAAGAATTGCAACATCTCCTAACCGGTAAACAAATTCTCCTAGAAGATATTCCACACCCCTTTGAAGAAATCCATACACATTATGAAAACGGATATATAACTTACCGTAAAGGAATAGAATACATAGGCAAAAAGCCCATCTGCAACCGCTGCGGCACAAAAAGTCCGAAATGGTTTGCCGCCTATCCGTGTGCCAGGTGCGGGGAAACCTGCCTCTATTGCCGAAAATGTCTCATGATGGGAAGAATCAGTGAATGCACCACGCTAATTGGCTGGAACGGCTCAGAGCCATCCTATGCGGAAATGGTGAATAACACCATACAAACCAGTTCTCCCGAAAAGCTTCTCGCATGGCAGGGAGCGCTGTCGGAAGGGCAAAAAGCAGCATCGAACAATGTAGTTAAAGCAATTCGAGATAATCAGGAGTACTTAGTATGGGCTGTTTGCGGCGCAGGAAAAACGGAGGTACTTTTTGCTGGGATTGAAGCAGCCCTTTTAGCAAAGAAAAGGGTCTGTATTGCAACTCCGAGGACAGATGTAGTTTTGGAGCTTACACCTAGGCTAAGGGAGGTCTTTCCCCGCACAACGATTGCATCCTTATATGGGGGCAGCGAAGACCGCCACCTTTTTGCGCCATTAACCATTGCCACAACGCACCAGCTTCTCCGTTTCTATCATGCCTTTGATACCATTATTTTAGATGAGGTCGATGCCTTTCCATATACAGTAGAGGAGTCGTTAAAACATGCGGCGATACAGGCTCGTAAACCCGTGTCAGCGATGATCTATCTAACTGCCACTCCCAATGAAAAGTGGCAGTTCGAGTGCCGCACTGGCAAACGGGCTTTTACAACGATTCCAGCCCGTTTCCATCGACATCCGCTGCCTATCCCTAATTTTTCCTGGTGCGGAAACTGGCAAAAGCAGTTAAACAAAAACAAACTACCAGCAATTGTCCTAAATTGGGTTAAAGATCGCATTCAAACAGGCATGCAAAGCTTAATCTTTTTTCCGCATATCCCTTTAATGGAAAAAGCGCTCCCCATTCTCCGCCAGTTCACACCTGATATCGTGGCAGTTCATGCTGCGGATCCTAAGCGAAAAGAGAAGGTGCAAATGATGCGCTCCAAAGAAATTACGATCCTTTTAACTACAACCATCTTGGAGCGTGGCGTAACGTTTCCAAATATTGATGTTGCTGTGGTAGGGTCAGAAGATCAAATTTTTACTGAAAGTGCTCTTGTTCAAATTGCCGGTAGAGCGGGAAGAAGCAAAGATTTCCCAAAAGGAAATGTTACATTTTTTCATTATGGGAAAACAGAAGAAATGGTAAAAGCACGGAAGCAAATTATGACGATGAACCGGGAAGGGGTTAAGCGAGGATTAATCGATTAA
- a CDS encoding nuclease-related domain-containing protein, with amino-acid sequence MKELTLPQRLFLLEIIRKRLVNGCIKYQDIEKDLAKRWAGYWGEFALANYVKELPNDQYYIFHDLQLQINGIHFQIDTLLLSRNYILIIEAKNIMATLIFDNTFHQLIRKNEDGKEETYEDPRVQCQRILSLLKVLL; translated from the coding sequence ATGAAAGAATTAACCTTACCGCAGCGTTTATTTTTGCTGGAGATTATAAGAAAACGTCTGGTTAATGGTTGTATTAAATATCAAGACATTGAAAAAGACCTAGCTAAAAGATGGGCTGGATACTGGGGAGAATTTGCCCTAGCTAATTACGTTAAAGAACTTCCAAACGATCAATATTACATCTTCCACGACCTCCAACTGCAAATTAATGGCATACACTTTCAAATCGATACTCTCCTCCTCTCTCGAAACTATATCCTAATTATTGAAGCAAAGAATATTATGGCAACCTTGATATTTGACAATACATTCCATCAATTGATCCGAAAAAATGAGGATGGAAAGGAAGAAACCTACGAAGACCCGCGTGTTCAGTGCCAGCGCATCCTTTCTTTATTAAAGGTTCTGTTATAG
- a CDS encoding IS1182 family transposase, with protein sequence MAIIRQGSLFGLQELYDLEPTHRFEAVFSAINIEPIFSVVTKKSRFGRPVELNYAAMIYSLVARLMERIPFIKDLVMRLKNDMVFRLDCGFLVSDTVPSEAAYSRMVTILSESNVLEKVKETILYQAITEGFVTDDTVALDATHFEAKDQAPQKEEKPKNEPKKRGRKSKEEREQWLIEKADRETNLPLFEKKIEEQLDVTLDHLRAEIPKNPEWGVKKNSEGKNVFWYGYKAHLAVGTKSQYILQSLFSSGNLNDGKAAIPLLKGIQERVQLSTLRYHTMDAGYDYEPIYEQIHRMGHQSVIAYNKRNEPEIEGFDKHFAPTCFREHSYRYDSFDPKYKTLKYTHPKECKNCPLANEGICQKTYKIKITTDLRKYTAPARGSKAWKTVFKRRTAVERVNAYLKLYFQLDNVRYRTGKRAKVHFDLVTLVYNASKLAVDRIRKMLECPQQQVA encoded by the coding sequence ATGGCTATTATAAGACAAGGAAGCCTATTTGGACTACAAGAATTATACGATTTAGAACCTACCCATCGTTTTGAAGCTGTTTTTTCTGCTATCAACATTGAACCAATCTTCTCTGTGGTAACGAAGAAATCTCGTTTTGGTAGACCTGTTGAACTGAACTATGCAGCTATGATTTACTCTTTAGTTGCCCGATTAATGGAACGAATTCCTTTTATTAAAGATTTGGTGATGAGATTAAAAAATGACATGGTTTTCCGTCTAGACTGCGGATTTTTGGTTTCTGATACTGTACCTTCAGAAGCAGCTTATTCAAGAATGGTGACAATCCTCAGTGAATCTAACGTTCTTGAAAAGGTTAAGGAAACGATTCTTTATCAAGCCATTACAGAAGGATTTGTCACTGATGATACAGTAGCTCTTGATGCCACACACTTTGAAGCAAAAGATCAGGCACCTCAAAAAGAGGAAAAACCAAAAAACGAACCTAAGAAACGTGGGCGTAAATCGAAAGAAGAAAGAGAACAATGGTTGATTGAAAAAGCTGATCGCGAAACCAATCTACCTCTTTTTGAAAAGAAAATTGAAGAACAGTTAGACGTTACTTTAGATCATCTTCGTGCTGAAATTCCCAAAAACCCTGAGTGGGGTGTAAAGAAAAACAGCGAAGGAAAGAACGTATTTTGGTATGGATATAAGGCTCATTTAGCTGTTGGAACAAAAAGCCAATATATTCTTCAATCGCTTTTCTCTTCTGGTAATTTGAATGACGGAAAGGCTGCGATTCCTTTATTAAAAGGAATTCAAGAGCGTGTTCAACTTTCAACTTTACGGTACCATACGATGGATGCTGGGTATGATTACGAACCGATTTATGAACAAATTCACCGGATGGGTCACCAATCTGTTATTGCCTATAACAAGCGTAATGAACCTGAGATAGAAGGTTTTGATAAACATTTCGCCCCCACTTGTTTCCGGGAACACTCGTATCGATATGATAGTTTCGATCCGAAATACAAAACTCTCAAATATACACATCCAAAAGAATGTAAAAATTGCCCTTTAGCCAATGAGGGTATTTGCCAAAAGACCTATAAAATAAAAATCACGACAGATCTTCGAAAATATACAGCACCGGCCCGTGGTTCGAAAGCTTGGAAAACTGTCTTTAAACGACGTACCGCTGTGGAACGTGTGAATGCTTATCTCAAGTTATACTTTCAACTAGACAATGTTCGTTATCGAACAGGAAAGCGTGCCAAAGTTCATTTTGACTTAGTCACCTTAGTTTATAATGCCTCAAAATTAGCAGTTGATCGTATCAGAAAAATGTTAGAATGCCCGCAACAACAAGTAGCGTAG
- a CDS encoding DegV family protein has protein sequence MKTAIVTDSTAYIPNEIREKYHIHMIPLNVIFGNEVYQEEVDISASEFYTEVKHRDLPKTSQPPIGQFVELFESLAKEYDAVISIHLSSGISGTYQGAVSAGTMVEGIKVYAFDSEISCMVQGFYAIESAELALKGEDPLAIIAHLEELKKTARAYFMVDDLSHLQRGGRLSGAAAFFGSLLQVKPLLHFVDKVIVPFEKIRTRKKALKRISDLLGEDALSGGEYRAVVIHANREEEAKEWKTELEALYPNVEFAVSYFGPVIGTHLGEGGMGMGWMKKIN, from the coding sequence ATGAAAACGGCAATTGTCACGGATAGTACCGCGTACATACCGAATGAAATTCGAGAAAAATACCATATTCATATGATTCCTTTAAATGTCATATTTGGCAATGAAGTATACCAGGAAGAAGTAGATATCTCCGCAAGTGAGTTTTATACGGAAGTAAAACATAGAGATCTCCCAAAAACATCACAGCCCCCAATTGGCCAGTTTGTCGAGCTGTTTGAAAGTCTCGCTAAAGAATATGATGCTGTCATCAGCATTCATCTATCCAGCGGAATCAGCGGCACCTACCAAGGCGCAGTCTCTGCCGGCACAATGGTCGAAGGCATTAAGGTCTATGCATTTGATTCCGAAATCAGCTGTATGGTACAAGGCTTTTATGCCATTGAATCAGCGGAGCTGGCCTTAAAGGGAGAGGATCCATTGGCGATTATTGCTCATTTGGAAGAATTGAAAAAAACAGCCCGCGCTTATTTTATGGTCGACGACTTGTCTCATCTCCAGCGCGGCGGCCGCTTATCAGGTGCTGCTGCTTTCTTCGGCAGCTTGCTCCAGGTTAAACCGCTTCTGCATTTTGTCGACAAAGTCATCGTTCCATTTGAAAAAATCCGCACCCGCAAAAAAGCGTTGAAACGGATATCCGACTTACTTGGCGAAGATGCCTTGAGCGGCGGTGAATACCGGGCTGTTGTCATCCACGCCAATCGCGAGGAAGAAGCAAAAGAGTGGAAGACTGAGCTCGAAGCCTTATATCCAAACGTCGAATTCGCCGTCAGCTACTTCGGTCCTGTTATCGGCACCCACCTCGGAGAAGGCGGCATGGGAATGGGCTGGATGAAGAAAATTAACTAA
- a CDS encoding response regulator produces the protein MNTKIAIIDDHQLFREGVKRILEFEKSFQVVAEGDDGSETLSIVEEHHPDVVIMDINMPQMNGIEATRELIEQFPNTKVIILSIHDDENYVTHALKTGASGYLLKEMDADALIEAVRVVAEGGSYLHPKVTHNLVNEYRKLAAGVSRGGGYVQTVEIRRPLHLLTRRECEVLQMLADGKSNRGIGEALYISEKTVKNHVSNILQKMNVNDRTQAVVVAIKNGWVEVR, from the coding sequence TTGAATACTAAAATTGCAATTATTGATGATCACCAACTTTTTAGAGAAGGTGTTAAAAGAATACTAGAATTTGAAAAGTCATTCCAGGTTGTTGCCGAAGGGGATGACGGAAGTGAAACTCTTAGCATTGTGGAAGAACACCACCCAGATGTGGTAATTATGGATATCAACATGCCGCAAATGAATGGCATTGAGGCAACTCGAGAATTAATTGAACAATTTCCTAATACGAAAGTGATTATTCTTTCCATCCACGACGATGAAAATTATGTAACCCATGCCCTAAAAACAGGGGCAAGCGGTTATTTGCTAAAAGAAATGGATGCAGATGCACTGATAGAAGCAGTTCGTGTTGTGGCCGAGGGCGGTTCCTACTTACATCCAAAGGTAACGCATAATTTGGTTAACGAGTACCGGAAGCTGGCAGCAGGCGTTTCCCGCGGCGGCGGCTATGTGCAAACCGTCGAAATTCGCCGTCCGCTTCACTTATTGACACGCCGCGAATGCGAAGTTCTGCAAATGCTGGCAGATGGAAAAAGCAACCGCGGAATCGGTGAGGCGCTCTATATAAGTGAAAAAACAGTAAAAAACCATGTTTCCAATATCCTGCAAAAAATGAATGTAAACGACCGTACCCAAGCCGTAGTTGTTGCCATCAAAAATGGCTGGGTAGAAGTTCGTTAA
- a CDS encoding sensor histidine kinase — protein MEMNQMKVKSIDEIREEMIDTVTCSKSDIFQISEQCRQDYENIKNDLTNIRQTMVKLNEEGDQLEEELHQARAKLSEVSMSFKNYSEEQVRDAYEKAHQLQMDLSINLQFKKQLFEKRNDLEHRLIKLFETIERADQLISQISVVMNYLQSDLKQFGKAFETAKAKQDLGLKIIEAQEEERRRLSREIHDGPAQMLANVIVRSDLVERVFREKGPEETFSEIQSFKKMVRSALYEVRRIIYDLRPMALDDLGLVPTLRKYLRTIEEYHNNSIIEFMNIGSEERRLPAKYEVALFRLIQESVQNALKHANASEIKVRLEITNSAVTVLIKDNGVGFDLSQKKPDSFGIIGMRERVDLLDGEITFTSKIGKGTAVNIYVPLIS, from the coding sequence ATGGAAATGAATCAGATGAAAGTAAAGTCGATTGATGAAATTCGTGAGGAAATGATTGATACCGTTACTTGCTCCAAAAGTGATATTTTTCAGATTAGCGAGCAATGCCGGCAAGATTATGAAAACATTAAAAATGATTTAACGAATATCAGGCAAACCATGGTGAAGTTGAACGAAGAAGGAGATCAGCTTGAGGAAGAACTTCATCAAGCAAGAGCCAAACTGTCAGAAGTAAGTATGAGCTTTAAAAATTATTCTGAGGAGCAGGTTCGCGATGCCTACGAAAAAGCTCATCAGCTGCAGATGGATCTTTCGATTAATTTGCAGTTTAAAAAGCAGCTTTTCGAGAAGAGAAACGACCTGGAGCATAGATTAATTAAATTATTTGAAACGATTGAGCGTGCTGACCAGCTCATCTCGCAAATTTCTGTTGTCATGAATTATTTGCAGAGTGATTTGAAGCAGTTCGGCAAAGCGTTTGAGACAGCCAAAGCAAAGCAGGACCTTGGTTTGAAAATTATTGAGGCCCAGGAAGAAGAGCGGAGACGGCTTTCACGTGAAATTCACGACGGACCGGCACAAATGCTCGCTAATGTCATCGTCCGTTCCGATTTAGTGGAACGGGTATTCCGGGAAAAAGGTCCAGAAGAAACTTTTTCTGAAATACAAAGCTTTAAAAAGATGGTTCGTTCTGCATTATATGAGGTTCGGCGCATTATTTATGATTTACGGCCAATGGCATTAGATGATTTAGGCCTTGTTCCAACCCTCAGAAAATACTTGAGAACGATCGAAGAATATCATAACAATTCAATTATTGAATTTATGAATATTGGCTCAGAAGAACGCCGGCTCCCTGCTAAGTATGAGGTTGCGTTATTCCGGCTGATTCAGGAATCTGTACAAAATGCGCTAAAGCATGCAAATGCCAGTGAAATTAAAGTAAGATTAGAGATAACCAATTCTGCTGTAACGGTTTTGATTAAAGACAACGGGGTCGGCTTTGACCTCAGTCAAAAGAAGCCGGACTCTTTTGGAATCATTGGGATGAGAGAGCGGGTTGACCTCCTTGATGGCGAAATCACATTTACTTCTAAAATCGGTAAAGGAACTGCAGTTAATATTTATGTTCCATTGATCAGCTAA
- a CDS encoding YigZ family protein, with protein MLPYYYTVKTFGEHEITIQKSRFIAHVQRAESEQEAQEFIQMIKKQHWDATHNCSAYIIGEHDQIQKANDDGEPSGTAGVPILEVLKKRNLKDTVVVVTRYYGGIKLGAGGLIRAYGKAASEGLDATGIVERRLTQIVHVNIDYTWLGKIEKEIRASDNKMKEIHYLDTVEVETYVDESRVQEFTDWIVELTNGQCSIKMGKTVYLEEDYQK; from the coding sequence ATGCTACCCTATTATTATACTGTAAAAACTTTCGGTGAACATGAAATTACAATACAAAAATCACGTTTTATTGCGCATGTCCAAAGAGCAGAGTCAGAACAGGAGGCACAGGAATTCATTCAGATGATAAAGAAACAGCATTGGGACGCCACCCACAACTGCTCCGCCTATATAATTGGAGAGCATGATCAGATTCAAAAAGCGAACGATGATGGTGAACCAAGCGGCACGGCCGGTGTTCCCATTCTCGAAGTTTTGAAAAAAAGAAACCTGAAGGATACCGTTGTAGTCGTTACTCGTTACTATGGCGGAATAAAATTGGGCGCCGGCGGACTGATTCGTGCTTACGGAAAGGCTGCATCTGAAGGTTTGGATGCCACCGGAATTGTCGAACGAAGACTGACGCAAATCGTCCATGTGAATATCGATTACACCTGGCTAGGGAAAATTGAAAAGGAAATTCGAGCTTCCGATAATAAAATGAAAGAAATTCATTACTTGGATACGGTTGAAGTTGAAACATACGTTGACGAAAGCCGGGTACAAGAATTCACCGATTGGATAGTCGAATTAACGAACGGACAATGTTCTATTAAAATGGGCAAAACAGTTTATTTAGAAGAAGATTACCAAAAGTAA